In Nycticebus coucang isolate mNycCou1 chromosome 5, mNycCou1.pri, whole genome shotgun sequence, the DNA window AAGTTGGCAAAAGTGGTCATTGTTGACAGCTCTGGGGGAACTGAGGTCAGGTTAAGACAAAGGCAGGTATTCTTTCTCCTGTCTTCTTACCCTTTAATGCACTTTTCCTCACCTCTGTGCCCTGCAGCACTTGGTCTTGGAAGCCCTTTCCGAGTTGACAGAGAGTCTGTAGGTAGGGCACCTTTGCTGGGTGGTACACTCTGGCTGGTAAGTGGCATTCGGCCAACAGGCCTGGGGATGGCTGAGGCAACAGGTAGTTGACGGGAAGATTTAGTAGCTGCTCCCTTTGGCCGAGGCAGacgttgagaactgctggtagaAGGCTGTGGGGCCAGGACTGGTCTGACAAGGGTAGGTGGGCCTGGTGGAAAGGAGTGGAGGAATTTCAGGGTCAGTCCCACACTCTCCCTACTCCCACTCCCTCTGCAGCTTGGCTTTCCAGGTCTTCTCACTTGCTGTTGCTCTCCCACTGGGTCCAGGTTTCCCCTGGATTGGAGGAGTTGATCGGATTGGAGGACTTGATCGGATTGGAGGACTTGATCGGGCAAGAGGAGAAGATGCTGGGCTCTTGGTTGCAGGGAATACACTGGCAGCGGGTGACTCCTGAAACATAAGGAGAGAGAAACATAGGACTAGAGTGGAGAAAGTGTCTGTTCCATGGCTTGAGGGGTTAAAGAATAGAGGTGGAAAGTTGTCTAGATTCCAGTAAGGAAGGGCAGAAGTTAGCTGccaacatcatcatcatcatcgcaTCACTATCACCAATACCATGTATTAAGAGcttattatacatattatagaaCTTGTGCATAGGAACCATGGTAAGTGCCTTGCTTATGGTTCTCACTGAATTCTAACAATTCTAGAGTTAGAATTACTACCTCACTTTATCAATGTGGAAACTAGTCTCTGCCTATCTCATGTCATGCACTGTGTCTGAATGCACACATTCAACTCAACCCTTTAAACTCACCCTCTTCATACTGGAGGGCCTTTTCCCAGATGTTATCCGAAGAGCTCGGACAGACCCCTTCCTATCACTGCTCCGAAGTCGAGGTGTCCTGTTGCTTGGGGAGGGGTTGCTCCGAGTCAAAGAGTTCACAGTGGGCAGCAGGTCTCGGACAGGGCTGTCCTTCAGTACAAAGGTCTCCCGCCGAGGGCTGGGCTTGACCTGGCGTCGTGGTGCTGGGCC includes these proteins:
- the PSRC1 gene encoding proline/serine-rich coiled-coil protein 1 isoform X1 translates to MEELEKDVKFIVDETLDFGGVSPSDSREEEDIAMLVTPEKPPRRGLSHRSDPNAVPPAPQGMRLSLGPLSPEKLEEILDEANRLATQLEQCALQERESAGEGPAPRRQVKPSPRRETFVLKDSPVRDLLPTVNSLTRSNPSPSNRTPRLRSSDRKGSVRALRITSGKRPSSMKRESPAASVFPATKSPASSPLARSSPPIRSSPPIRSTPPIQGKPGPSGRATASPPTLVRPVLAPQPSTSSSQRLPRPKGAATKSSRQLPVASAIPRPVGRMPLTSQSVPPSKGALPTDSLSTRKGLPRPSAAGHRVPISQRPNLPVMGATRSSLQPPRKIAVPGPTR